Proteins co-encoded in one Papaver somniferum cultivar HN1 chromosome 5, ASM357369v1, whole genome shotgun sequence genomic window:
- the LOC113277383 gene encoding pentatricopeptide repeat-containing protein At1g62680, mitochondrial-like produces the protein MYNKIKSIGMQPNIFTFNILINCCYQLTGVDYGFCLFGEILKSGYDPNIITFNTLIKWVCVQGTNSSALQLFDKMTGTGVSPTVFTYNILINSLCKEGEMRKANQIFEKMMKLGKEPDVITYNSMIDGLCLTGKIEEARKLFDSMVDKGLEHDLYSFSVLINGYCKKFKLDDALLLFEKMKQKGIKPTQVTYSTLLNGLCRAKKVTIARSLLFEMQSTGASPNIVTYNAMLDGLCKNGHIDEATELFHSMKLKGYKADIQTYGLVIDGLCKSGKFQDAKKLFHEIPNQGLVPNVRTYTIMISGMCRVGILFEAEKLIFEMEKHGCVPNAVTYETIIKGFLERKEVEKAKEFLQKMRQRKFSPSNALIY, from the coding sequence ATGTATAACAAGATTAAATCGATTGGCATGCAACCTAATATATTCACATTTAATATTTTAATAAACTGTTGTTACCAGTTAACTGGAGTTGATTACGGGTTCTGTTTGTTTGGAGAAATTCTAAAGAGCGGATATGATCCTAATATTATAACATTCAATACTTTGATTAAATGGGTATGTGTGCAAGGAACGAATTCTTCTGCCCTTCAGTTGTTTGATAAAATGACTGGAACTGGGGTTTCACCCACAGTATTTACCTACAATATACTAATAAATTCTCTGTGCAAAGAAGGGGAGATGAGGAAAGCAAACCAGATATtcgagaaaatgatgaagttaggCAAGGAGCCTGATGTGATTACTTATAACTCGATGATAGATGGTTTGTGCTTGACAGGTAAGATAGAGGAAGCCCGGAAATTGTTTGATTCAATGGTTGATAAGGGTCTTGAGCATGATTTATACAGTTTCAGTGTGTTGATTAATGGGTATTGCAAGAAGTTTAAGTTGGATGATGCTCTGCTGCTCTTCGAGAAAATGAAGCAAAAGGGAATAAAGCCAACACAAGTTACTTACAGTACTCTGCTGAATGGACTATGCAGGGCCAAAAAAGTTACAATTGCACGGAGCCTGCTATTCGAGATGCAATCAACTGGTGCATCTCCAAACATAGTTACATATAATGCCATGTTGGATGGCCTTTGCAAGAATGGACATATTGATGAGGCGACAGAGTTATTCCATTCTATGAAACTTAAGGGGTATAAAGCTGATATTCAGACTTATGGTTTAGTTATTGATGGGTTGTGCAAGTCTGGAAAATTTCAAGATGCAAAGAAATTGTTTCATGAAATCCCAAATCAAGGATTAGTTCCCAATGTTAGAACATATACCATAATGATCAGTGGCATGTGCAGAGTAGGTATTTTATTTGAGGCCGAGAAATTGATATTTGAAATGGAAAAGCATGGTTGCGTGCCAAATGCTGTAACCTATGAAACCATTATTAAGGGAtttcttgaaagaaaagaagttgaGAAAGCCAAAGAGTTTCTTCAAAAAATGCGACAAAGAAAATTTTCACCAAGCAATGCCCTTATTTATTAG